A genome region from Chryseobacterium sp. G0186 includes the following:
- a CDS encoding SusC/RagA family TonB-linked outer membrane protein, with protein MNVKLRVLSAGVLFFMGGQALLAQKKTNDTIPATKELDEVVVVAFGTQKKQSIAGSVTKIDAKELANVQSSNMITSLAGKVGGVQITTNSGQPGDPPQVRFRGLGSLSSSNNPLYVVDGMPFNGNISALNNNDIESITFLKDASANALYGSRGANGVVMITTKKGKKGKMNITFDTKFGVNSRAVKEYDLITDPGEFYQVYFERLRITNMAQGMNYADASAAAAADLIDGDEGLRYNAYNVPGDQLIDPVTGKLNPNAKLLYQDDWQKEMFKPNTRQEYNVSLQAGSDKLNTYFSMGYLNDQGFLLNSGFKRFTGRSKVDYQITDKLKLSTSINYTRADQTAPNSQSGNAQYSNLIGWGRNIAPIYPIWARNADGSLKYTREGDVMYDFGHTGNPNGMGLMRPYGAGLNAYAKAQLDQVRNIEDNINGRASLSWDFFDGFNFTYNFGIDILNGNYSGYGNPLGGDYVTYNGQVRSSTSFEQTFNNQQLLSWKKNFGKHNLDIMIGHENNDYTAKMLSGTRTNLVIPGLNNVSNGSRFSDLNGYNDYYNVEGFLSRVNYGYDNKYFINASFRRDGSSVFSPENRWGNFFGLGGAWMVSNEDFLKGNKAITSLKLKASYGEQGNDALFYPSTVSINHRSYFGFARNYKAYQSQWENIPDAGGNISIVEVYAGNNDIKWETSKNFNTGFELELFNRVNIDVEYFQRKVQDLLYNFPLQPSVGPSFQSRNVGDMQNTGVELNISADIIKGADFNWSVFGNGTYYKNKITYLPSQFVSGLFQFNEGQEAYTYYMRKFAGVNAANGNGIWYVDTKDANGNVTGQTTTENYAAATLYSLDKSANPKYYGGFGTKVGYKGINLSVNFGYQFGGYMYDATYAGMLQSRSSGDVTNFHKDIYNTWTPNNTNAAMPAVDRQRQNNMATSDLFLIKSDYISLEDASITYDLSKNLLPEGISGVTFGVFGTNLALWSKRKGMDPRLMNLGSPLATNGTSMNKYGAQRTISFGLTVKF; from the coding sequence ATGAATGTTAAACTACGTGTACTATCTGCAGGAGTTTTGTTCTTTATGGGAGGACAAGCGTTGCTGGCACAAAAAAAAACTAATGATACAATTCCTGCAACAAAGGAACTTGATGAAGTAGTAGTTGTTGCTTTCGGAACTCAAAAGAAGCAATCTATTGCTGGATCTGTTACAAAAATCGATGCTAAAGAACTAGCTAATGTTCAATCGAGTAACATGATCACTTCACTAGCTGGTAAAGTGGGTGGGGTACAGATTACTACAAATTCAGGACAGCCTGGGGATCCTCCACAGGTTAGATTTAGAGGTCTAGGATCTTTATCTTCTTCAAATAACCCTCTTTATGTAGTGGATGGTATGCCTTTTAATGGGAATATCAGTGCATTGAACAATAATGATATTGAAAGTATCACTTTCTTAAAGGATGCATCTGCTAACGCACTATACGGTAGTAGAGGTGCTAATGGAGTTGTAATGATTACAACGAAGAAAGGGAAAAAAGGAAAAATGAACATTACTTTTGATACAAAATTTGGGGTTAACTCAAGAGCTGTAAAAGAGTATGATTTAATAACAGATCCAGGAGAATTCTATCAGGTTTATTTTGAGAGACTTAGAATAACCAATATGGCTCAGGGGATGAACTACGCAGATGCATCTGCTGCTGCTGCTGCTGATCTTATTGATGGAGATGAAGGGTTACGTTATAATGCATATAATGTACCTGGTGATCAATTGATCGACCCTGTAACAGGAAAACTTAATCCTAATGCTAAACTTTTATATCAGGATGATTGGCAAAAGGAAATGTTTAAGCCAAACACTAGACAGGAATATAACGTAAGCCTTCAGGCAGGATCTGATAAGCTTAACACTTATTTCTCAATGGGTTATCTAAATGATCAAGGTTTCTTATTGAATTCTGGATTTAAAAGATTTACAGGACGTTCAAAGGTTGATTATCAGATTACAGATAAATTAAAATTAAGTACTTCAATCAACTATACTAGAGCTGATCAAACTGCTCCAAACTCTCAGTCAGGGAATGCTCAATATTCCAACCTAATCGGATGGGGAAGAAATATTGCTCCTATCTATCCAATCTGGGCTAGAAATGCTGACGGTAGCTTAAAATATACAAGAGAAGGGGATGTAATGTACGATTTTGGGCATACAGGTAACCCTAATGGTATGGGACTAATGAGACCTTATGGAGCTGGATTGAACGCTTATGCCAAGGCTCAATTAGACCAAGTCAGAAATATTGAAGATAATATTAATGGTAGAGCTAGCTTATCTTGGGACTTCTTTGATGGATTCAATTTTACGTATAACTTCGGTATTGATATCTTAAACGGTAACTATAGCGGTTATGGTAACCCTCTAGGTGGTGATTATGTAACTTATAATGGCCAGGTAAGGTCTTCTACTTCATTTGAACAAACATTTAACAACCAGCAGTTATTATCTTGGAAAAAGAACTTCGGTAAGCACAATCTTGATATCATGATTGGTCATGAAAACAATGACTATACTGCAAAGATGCTTTCTGGAACAAGAACTAACTTGGTAATCCCTGGATTGAATAACGTAAGTAACGGTTCAAGATTTTCTGATTTAAATGGTTACAACGATTACTATAATGTTGAAGGTTTCTTATCTAGAGTAAATTATGGTTATGACAATAAATATTTTATTAATGCCAGCTTTAGAAGAGATGGATCTTCAGTATTCAGCCCTGAAAACAGATGGGGGAATTTCTTCGGTTTGGGAGGTGCTTGGATGGTATCTAACGAAGATTTCTTAAAAGGTAATAAAGCTATTACAAGCTTAAAACTTAAGGCAAGTTACGGGGAGCAAGGAAACGATGCTTTGTTCTATCCATCTACAGTTAGTATCAACCACAGAAGTTATTTTGGATTCGCAAGAAACTATAAGGCTTATCAGTCTCAATGGGAAAATATCCCTGATGCGGGTGGTAATATTTCTATTGTAGAGGTATACGCCGGAAATAATGATATCAAATGGGAGACTTCTAAGAACTTCAATACAGGGTTTGAGCTAGAATTATTCAATAGAGTTAATATTGATGTTGAATATTTTCAAAGAAAGGTTCAGGACCTTCTATATAACTTCCCATTGCAACCATCTGTAGGACCTAGTTTTCAATCAAGAAACGTAGGAGATATGCAGAACACTGGGGTTGAATTGAACATTTCTGCTGATATCATCAAAGGGGCAGACTTTAATTGGTCAGTTTTTGGAAACGGTACTTACTATAAAAATAAAATTACTTATTTACCAAGTCAATTCGTTTCAGGATTATTTCAATTCAACGAAGGGCAGGAAGCGTATACTTACTATATGAGAAAATTCGCAGGGGTAAATGCTGCTAATGGAAACGGTATATGGTATGTAGATACAAAAGATGCTAATGGGAATGTTACAGGACAAACAACTACTGAAAACTATGCTGCTGCCACTCTTTACTCACTAGATAAATCTGCAAACCCTAAATATTACGGAGGATTTGGAACTAAAGTAGGATACAAAGGAATTAACCTTTCTGTGAATTTTGGATACCAATTCGGAGGATATATGTATGATGCTACCTATGCAGGAATGCTACAGTCTAGATCATCAGGTGACGTTACCAACTTCCACAAGGATATCTATAATACGTGGACACCTAACAATACTAATGCTGCAATGCCTGCTGTTGATAGACAGAGACAAAATAACATGGCGACTTCTGATCTATTCTTGATTAAATCAGATTATATAAGCTTAGAGGATGCTTCTATTACTTATGATCTTAGCAAGAACCTATTACCAGAAGGAATTTCAGGAGTTACTTTTGGAGTGTTCGGTACTAACTTGGCACTTTGGTCAAAAAGAAAAGGAATGGATCCGCGCTTGATGAACCTAGGTAGCCCATTGGCAACCAATGGTACATCTATGAACAAATATGGAGCTCAGAGAACTATCTCTTTTGGTTTAACAGTTAAATTTTAA
- a CDS encoding RagB/SusD family nutrient uptake outer membrane protein → MKKIFGILFCSTIILTGCSKDYLDTDLKSTINQEQIDSSPAALQGLVNGVYTSLHTYGLSESATHEAWGHKAVLSAMDMMSNDMLNNRASWFSAFYNYTARIQTSVRTTMVWNTYYQQIRAVNTVIASIEKTGVTPQNKAIYGQALALRGYMHFMLARVFGPTYVGHLNADCIPVYTEVTLVGKTRSNVDTVYKQIVKDLTDSLPYLVGYVRENKEKVDTRVAKAFLAEIYLEMGNYAGAATMAHDARTGVSQPTEAQWLDGFYDLEASPDAIWGGIISEATTSFVASFFAHFDNTDPNGYAVAFNKLIDRRLYDAMPATDFRKKAFQSANNAAPYNGTDGVSLPKYASLKFIDKSVGQGGDYIYMRASEMYYIEAEGLAKSGNEAGAKVVLEEITKLRNPSYTVTAAGPALIDEIILQKRIELWGEGYAWTDMKRLGVGLLRDYPGTNHNLAAGRLNIPAGDLRFTFQVPQAEILANPNVTQNP, encoded by the coding sequence ATGAAAAAAATATTCGGAATACTATTTTGTTCCACTATCATATTGACAGGGTGTAGCAAGGATTATTTGGACACTGATTTGAAATCAACAATTAATCAGGAACAAATTGATTCATCACCAGCGGCTTTACAAGGGCTTGTAAATGGGGTTTATACCAGTCTACATACATATGGTTTGTCAGAATCTGCTACTCACGAAGCTTGGGGACATAAAGCTGTGCTTTCTGCAATGGATATGATGTCCAATGATATGTTGAATAACAGAGCTAGCTGGTTCAGTGCCTTTTATAACTATACGGCAAGAATTCAAACCAGTGTTAGGACAACCATGGTTTGGAATACATATTATCAGCAAATCAGAGCTGTTAATACTGTAATCGCTTCTATTGAAAAGACTGGAGTTACTCCTCAAAACAAAGCAATCTATGGTCAGGCATTAGCCCTAAGAGGATACATGCACTTTATGTTGGCTCGTGTTTTTGGACCAACCTATGTTGGGCATTTAAATGCAGATTGTATTCCTGTTTATACTGAAGTTACTTTAGTTGGGAAAACTCGTTCTAATGTAGATACTGTATATAAGCAAATCGTTAAGGATTTAACAGATTCATTACCTTATCTAGTTGGGTATGTTAGAGAAAACAAGGAGAAAGTAGATACTCGTGTAGCAAAGGCATTTCTTGCAGAGATTTATCTGGAAATGGGTAATTATGCTGGTGCTGCTACAATGGCTCACGATGCTAGAACGGGGGTTAGTCAACCAACAGAAGCACAATGGCTTGACGGATTTTACGATCTTGAAGCTAGTCCAGATGCAATTTGGGGAGGGATTATCTCTGAAGCAACTACCTCTTTCGTAGCAAGTTTCTTTGCACACTTTGATAATACTGATCCAAATGGATATGCTGTTGCTTTCAATAAGTTAATTGATAGAAGATTGTATGATGCAATGCCAGCGACTGACTTTAGAAAAAAAGCGTTCCAGTCTGCTAATAATGCTGCTCCTTATAATGGAACAGATGGTGTAAGTTTACCTAAGTATGCCAGCCTTAAATTTATTGATAAGTCAGTAGGTCAAGGAGGTGACTATATTTACATGAGAGCATCAGAAATGTACTATATTGAAGCTGAAGGTTTAGCAAAATCTGGTAATGAGGCTGGAGCAAAAGTTGTTTTAGAAGAAATTACTAAATTAAGAAACCCTTCTTATACTGTAACTGCAGCAGGTCCTGCATTAATTGATGAGATTATTCTACAAAAGAGAATCGAGTTATGGGGTGAAGGATATGCTTGGACGGATATGAAGAGATTAGGAGTTGGTCTATTAAGAGACTACCCTGGAACTAACCATAACCTTGCGGCTGGTAGACTTAATATCCCTGCTGGAGATTTAAGATTTACTTTCCAAGTTCCTCAAGCGGAAATATTAGCGAATCCAAATGTTACACAAAACCCATAA
- a CDS encoding putative porin, with amino-acid sequence MKYILFIITFFSFAAKAQVVDTAKVNNNKKPEDTLVIDSGKKDSLKIFKPTINDYQFQTQFSEKKVFDTVMTFDKTHIFSQYNNKDNFGRVQPANIGAGFNPLVFEVNAEQNLSLLPSNKSYMILGANDVKYYDVKTPTATFIYHNAMRNGAALNSTYTQNIGKRFNFALEYMGLRSQGLYRNSLAANNNTIFSGHYTSKSGNYELFAHYLHQNINNQESGGITEDNLFQNGDSNYKNRQNAQVNLASSSSQYAYRRYYLSHQFTPFNAEKFPFSIRHTISHQGNKYYYNQGTLETYWYSQPTELVNGFPLTTKKYSSNLSNTVSLVFNNEKFKLDAGVRYQTIKLGIRDVVSFNGVPFPEEIKESRIGAVGNLQVKLWDKVQLNSFLEFSNGSQFKSYLKTTNNLKFEPIKDYFVNAKVNFQSAYPSFNYLLNTSVYNKFNYYFENAKNQSVMEVGGSINLKWFKTEIFANYFRIDNYTYFDSNAAPKQSENSLNISQIGGNATFSFGKFHLNTRLHFQNALTNKDLLPMPSFIGRANFFYQTHAFKKAAEIQAGLKIYYFSKFASRDYFPVLNEYILPNANSFSIGGQPIADLYINMKVKKMFFFIEGQQMGTFISNNKAYAFPHYPVYDFRLNIGIVWYMFN; translated from the coding sequence ATGAAGTATATCCTTTTCATAATCACTTTCTTCAGTTTTGCTGCCAAGGCACAGGTTGTAGACACAGCAAAGGTCAATAACAACAAGAAGCCAGAAGATACACTGGTCATAGACTCAGGAAAAAAAGACTCTCTGAAGATTTTCAAACCCACCATCAACGATTATCAGTTTCAAACCCAATTTTCAGAAAAGAAAGTTTTTGATACCGTGATGACTTTTGATAAGACTCATATCTTTTCACAATACAACAATAAAGACAACTTTGGAAGAGTACAACCCGCGAATATCGGAGCTGGATTTAACCCATTGGTGTTTGAGGTGAATGCCGAGCAGAATCTGTCATTATTACCCTCCAACAAATCGTATATGATTCTTGGAGCCAATGACGTGAAATATTATGATGTAAAAACACCTACTGCCACATTTATCTATCATAATGCCATGAGAAATGGGGCGGCTTTAAACTCTACCTACACCCAAAACATAGGGAAACGGTTCAACTTTGCCTTAGAGTATATGGGATTACGTTCTCAGGGCTTATACAGAAACTCTCTGGCAGCAAACAACAATACCATATTTTCAGGACACTATACCTCAAAAAGTGGAAATTATGAACTTTTTGCCCATTATCTTCACCAAAATATCAACAACCAGGAAAGTGGTGGTATTACAGAAGACAATCTTTTTCAGAATGGTGATAGCAACTATAAAAACAGGCAGAATGCCCAGGTTAACTTGGCATCAAGCAGTTCACAGTATGCTTACAGAAGATATTACTTAAGTCACCAGTTTACGCCTTTCAATGCGGAAAAATTTCCGTTTAGCATCAGACATACCATTTCTCATCAGGGAAATAAATATTACTATAATCAAGGTACTCTAGAAACGTATTGGTATAGCCAGCCTACAGAATTAGTCAATGGTTTTCCTTTAACAACAAAAAAATATTCCAGCAATTTAAGCAATACCGTTAGTTTGGTTTTCAACAATGAAAAATTCAAATTGGATGCAGGTGTTCGTTACCAGACCATTAAATTGGGAATAAGAGATGTAGTTTCTTTTAATGGAGTTCCTTTTCCTGAAGAAATTAAAGAAAGCAGAATTGGAGCCGTAGGAAATTTACAGGTAAAACTTTGGGATAAAGTTCAGCTTAATTCATTTTTAGAATTCTCAAACGGAAGTCAATTTAAAAGCTACCTGAAAACAACCAATAACCTGAAATTTGAACCGATTAAAGATTATTTTGTCAATGCGAAAGTAAATTTCCAAAGTGCTTATCCGTCATTCAACTACCTATTAAATACTTCGGTGTACAACAAATTCAATTATTATTTTGAAAATGCAAAGAATCAATCTGTGATGGAAGTTGGAGGAAGCATTAATCTGAAATGGTTTAAGACAGAAATTTTCGCCAACTATTTCAGAATAGATAACTATACTTATTTTGATAGCAATGCAGCTCCAAAACAAAGCGAAAACTCACTGAATATTTCTCAGATTGGAGGTAATGCCACATTCAGCTTTGGTAAATTTCATTTAAATACAAGACTTCATTTCCAAAATGCATTAACCAATAAAGACCTTTTACCAATGCCGAGTTTTATTGGAAGAGCTAATTTCTTCTATCAGACACACGCATTTAAAAAAGCAGCGGAAATTCAGGCAGGATTAAAAATATATTACTTCTCTAAGTTTGCATCAAGAGATTATTTCCCAGTTCTTAATGAATATATTCTTCCCAATGCAAATTCATTCTCCATTGGAGGGCAGCCTATTGCCGATCTTTATATTAATATGAAAGTGAAAAAGATGTTTTTCTTCATAGAGGGTCAGCAGATGGGAACCTTTATTTCTAATAACAAAGCATATGCATTTCCACACTATCCGGTGTATGACTTCAGATTGAATATCGGAATTGTGTGGTACATGTTCAACTAA
- the bshC gene encoding bacillithiol biosynthesis cysteine-adding enzyme BshC, which produces MKTINKISFNDIESIPQLVKDFLNQKIEGFEDHTFSLDHFSQQIHLKKDSFSSEQRDVLFEAFEKQLSELTLSSKQKENLGNLKLPNTFTITTGHQLNLFSGPVFFVYKILQTIKTCTYLKENFPDFNFVPVYWMASEDHDFAEINHFKTENNYYETNETSGGPVGRIQINDIYFISEFEKEFKDSVFGTELILMLKEAYKTGYTLTQAIKILVNRLFSEFGLLILDGDSTELKQQIKDVFKDELLHFSLQKTSKDKVDFLTGKYGKVQVNPREINLFYLSETRDRIDFNGKKYVVVDTDIQFSEEEIIAELESHPERFSPNALMRPVYQEKVLPNLAYIGGNAEIMYWLELKDYFSQVNIPFPILIPRNSMLFLKEKTLGKIEKLDLKIEDFFQNFTVITNHKILKDNTVLKLLEEKEELLINNFAQLKMSAETTEKSFGNMVKAEEVRQLKSFKRMKKRLLHAEKIKQSELLERLENLFLDVHPSKTWQERVYNFSVFFSDYGYSWLENCLEEMVVQDSKLIIVAI; this is translated from the coding sequence TTGAAAACAATCAATAAAATATCATTTAACGATATAGAAAGCATTCCTCAATTGGTAAAGGATTTTTTGAATCAGAAAATTGAGGGCTTTGAAGACCATACATTTTCCTTAGATCACTTTAGCCAGCAGATCCATCTGAAAAAAGATTCCTTTTCATCAGAGCAAAGGGATGTTTTATTTGAGGCATTTGAAAAACAGTTATCTGAGCTTACCCTTTCTTCAAAACAGAAAGAAAATCTTGGAAATCTTAAGTTACCCAATACATTTACCATTACCACAGGGCATCAGTTAAATCTCTTTTCCGGGCCGGTTTTCTTTGTTTACAAAATTTTGCAGACCATAAAGACCTGTACGTATCTGAAAGAGAATTTTCCTGACTTTAATTTTGTCCCGGTATACTGGATGGCATCAGAAGATCACGATTTTGCTGAGATCAATCATTTTAAAACCGAAAATAATTACTACGAGACCAATGAGACTTCCGGAGGTCCGGTAGGAAGAATTCAGATCAATGACATCTACTTTATTTCAGAGTTTGAAAAAGAGTTCAAAGATTCTGTTTTTGGAACTGAGCTGATCCTAATGCTTAAAGAAGCCTATAAAACTGGCTATACTTTAACGCAAGCCATTAAAATCCTGGTTAATCGTCTTTTTTCTGAATTTGGACTTTTGATATTGGATGGAGATTCAACCGAGTTAAAACAGCAGATTAAAGATGTTTTTAAAGATGAATTGCTTCATTTCAGCCTGCAGAAAACTTCTAAAGATAAAGTAGATTTTCTTACGGGAAAATATGGAAAGGTTCAGGTAAATCCTCGTGAAATTAATCTGTTCTATCTTTCCGAAACAAGGGACAGAATTGATTTCAACGGAAAAAAATATGTTGTAGTAGATACAGACATTCAATTTTCAGAAGAAGAAATCATAGCAGAATTAGAAAGTCATCCCGAAAGATTCAGTCCGAATGCATTAATGCGTCCGGTATATCAGGAAAAAGTACTTCCAAACCTTGCTTATATAGGAGGAAATGCTGAAATAATGTACTGGTTGGAACTGAAAGATTATTTTTCACAGGTTAATATTCCTTTTCCAATTTTGATTCCAAGGAATTCAATGCTTTTCCTGAAAGAGAAAACACTAGGGAAAATTGAAAAATTGGACCTTAAAATTGAAGATTTTTTCCAAAACTTTACAGTAATCACTAACCATAAAATTCTAAAGGATAATACAGTTTTAAAGTTATTGGAAGAAAAAGAAGAACTTCTGATTAATAATTTTGCTCAGTTAAAAATGTCAGCAGAGACTACAGAGAAATCCTTTGGAAATATGGTAAAAGCTGAAGAAGTAAGACAATTGAAATCCTTTAAAAGAATGAAAAAACGTCTGCTTCATGCTGAAAAAATAAAGCAAAGTGAATTACTGGAAAGACTTGAGAACCTGTTTTTAGACGTACACCCCTCTAAAACCTGGCAGGAAAGAGTATACAACTTTAGCGTATTCTTTTCAGATTATGGGTATTCGTGGCTTGAAAATTGTTTGGAAGAGATGGTGGTTCAAGATTCCAAATTAATAATTGTTGCCATTTAA